GCTGAGGGTATGCCTCTTTCTTCAGTTCGTTGATCTGGTTGGCAATAGTCTCATCGGTTACTGCCATAGCCAGCATGAAGCGGTCGAAACGGTAGCCGAAGCACTCACGATATTTCTCTGCTGTGAGTGTGATGCCCACCTGATGGAAAGCCTCCTGATAGGCACGGAGATTGGCCTCGAAGGTATCAACGAGCGTGCCGTCAAAATCGGTGATTATTGCTTTTATCATAACTATGTACGAAAACTAATACAAAAACTTAGTTTGAATTTTCTAGGGGGATTTTGAGTAAAGATTTTGAGCCCTCCGACTGTTTCAGGGGCAACCATTTAAGGGAAAGACTCCAAGTTAGCATCCAATTTTGACATATAGTCCAAGGAAAGCCGCCATAAAGCGATTTCCTTGTTCAACTGAAACTATAACTAAAACAAAAAGTGATTTTTAACTATAACGATAACTAAACGAGCACGGATTTGGACTTTGATTTTTCGCTTCCAACCCCACAGTTTTAGTTTTCGTTTAAAGATATCGCTTCAACTCCTCAGGAGTTCCATATGAATAGTATTCCTCCATTGGTGCAAGACGAACTTTCTCGCCATCGGCAAGGAGGTAGTTGTAGAGGAGTGAGACATAATACTCAGGTTTCTTGAACTCGGGTTCGTCAAGGAGTTGGTGGGCAATCTGCTTGAAGCGCCTGCCGGTGGAGAAGAAATAGGCTCCACAGAGAGCATGATTGCTGATGACTTCCTTCTCAGCAGTACGAGTTACGAAACCGTCTTCACCCAAAGCTGCATAGGAGTAGCGAGGCTCGTTGCTTTCGAATGACACTAAAGCACCCCCGTTAGCTTCCTCCATAGGCTGAGAGAGGATCTCCTTTATGATCTCGACGAAGCGGACACTTCGGAACTCGAGGTCGCAATCCATCACTATTACGGCATCGTCATCGGCAATGGCCGATTCGGCCATAAGGCAGGTCTCTACTGCACCTAGGGTAGTCTTGAGCACCGAAAAGATGTTGGCATCGGGCTGGAAGGACTTGATGCCTTCGTCAATCTTGTATTCATCGATATGCTCTTGACGCACTATGAAGGAGTACTTGAGGTTGATACCCTTGGCAGAGACACTACTGATAGCGTGCTTGAAGAGAGGCATACCGTTGAGTTCGATGAGTGGCTTGGGGGTTGTCCAGCCTTCTTTCTTGAAGCGGCTTCCCTCGCCAGCCATGGGCATGATAATATGTAGGTTTCGCATATTTTTTTATTTCAATGAATATAAGTCTAAGAGACATAGGGGGCTAAAAGACTAAGAGTGTTGTAATCAGGCACAGATTCGATCTGCAGCATCACGCCTTGTTGCCAGCTTGAATATTGTTATGCAATAGCTTCCTTGATACACTCTACGATATACTTCACGTCATCGTCTGTTACGTATGGACCAGCAGGTAGACAGAAACCTACTTTAAAGATTTCGGTTTCCACTTCATTGGTATAAACAGGAGCGCCTTCGTAAACTGGTTGTTTGTGCATAGGCTTCCATACGGGACGGCACTCAACCTTTTTGTCGAGCATGAAGACACGGAGAGCTTCTACGTTTTCGTTTGGCTGGCAATCGGTGGTAGCAGAATCTACGGCATGGATTACACCTGCAGCACCACCTACGGCAGAGGTAATGACTTCCTTGTAGGTATTTTCCTGTCCCTTGACGTGAACATCCTTGTCGATGGTGGCGGCACAGAGCCAGAAGTTGGCATCATAACGAGGATCTTCTGGTTGCTTGTGGATATGTACACCAGGTACGTTCTTCAGGAGTTCTTCATAGAGTGATTGCACGTGCTTATGGTGAGCGATATGGTCATCAAGGACAGTCATCTGTCCGCGACCGATGCCTGCACAGACATTACTCATGCGGTAGTTATAACCGATGGCGGTGTGCTGATAGTAAGGATAGGCATCACGAGCTTGGGTCGCATACCACATCACTTCGTTGGCTTCTTCCTTTGAACGACAAATCAAAGCGCCACCGCCAGAGGTGGTGATCATCTTATTACCATTGAAGGAGAGTACGCCACACTTACCGAAAGTGCTAAGCACCTGACCATTGAAGCGTGAGCCCATACCTTCGGCAGCATCCTCAACAACAGGAATACCATACCTGTCGGCAATAGCCATAATCTTCTCGCAGTCGTATGGCATGCCATAGAGGGCAACAGGAACGATAGCTTTAGGGTACTTGCCGGTCTTCTCCTTGCGGTCAATAATGGCTTTTTCGAGTAGCACGGGGTCCATATTCCAGGTCGTAGGCTCAGAACCTACGAATATAGGCTTTGCACCAAGATAAGTGATTGGGTGGGATGATGCACAGAAAGTAAAGCTCTGTACGAGGACTTCGTCACCTGCCTGTACGCCACAACTAATAAGTGCAAGGTGGACTGCGGAAGTGCCCGAACTAAGACATACAACGGTGCAGTCGAGTTTGCTTCCGTCGCTATTGCAGTTAGCGAAGTTAGACAAATCTTGCTCAAAAGCATTGACATTTGGTCCCATGGGGACTACCCTATTGGTGTCAAAAGCTTCCTGAACATACTTCTGCTCTGCGCCACTGGGACTCATTGATGCGAGGCACAAATAGATATTTTTTCTTTCTTCAGACATGATTGTATTGTTAGCGTCCAATTTTGACGTGTAGCCCAAGGAAAGCCGCCACAAAGCGATTCCCTAATAAATAACGTCAAAAATGATATTGATTTTTAATATTCGTTATTGATTCAGTCCGATTGTCAAAGGCAATAAATGTTCATAATCCCTACGTCCTTTAACAATTTCACTGAAGAATCTCTTGAAATAATCCAACTGACATACCCTGCATCTTGCAGGTTGAGATGATGGTATGATATACCGCTGAGACGCGGGCAATCAGTTCTATGAGTATTTTCGTTTTTTTGTCAGGAGTCATATCTGAATATGGGTCTTCAATTGTATTTACAACGTATATCTTGTACTATTTTTCAAACAGGTTATAAGTGACTTTGTTGGCTATGCAGTATTTCTCTATTGAAACTCCTGCCGGTATGCCTTCTAATTTATAGAACAAAAACAGACGCTCAAAATCATTGTAACTATACATAAACTTTGCTTTTTGATTCTACAAACACAAAGATCTGATTTTATTAGCGGGTAGGAAATATGGCAAAATTGGACGCTTACTTTTAATTAATTAGTCTTGTCTTTTTACCTTATTTTCCCCATACCCGTAGCCGTATCCATAACGTTTTCCATAACCATAGTACTTACCGTATTTGCCATAGCCATAATAATAACCATATTTCTTCTTTTGAAGGTCCAAGCCATTAATAGCAATACAGAGATTAGGCAGTTTGTTATTGTCGGCAAGTTCGTTAATCAAAGTGAACTCTACCTTACGGGTGTAATCAGCACGACATACATAAACGGATAAGTCCGCCACACGTCCTATAAGTAAAGTATCTGTCACCATACCCACCGGAGCTGTGTCCAATATCACATAGTCAAAATTCTTCTTTAACGTTTCGACAGCTTTCTCCAACCCGTCACGAGCCAACAATTCTGTAGGATTAGGCGGAACTGTTCCACCAGGAAGAATAAATAGATTCTTGTTTATATCAGAAGATTGTACCAAGTCCATCAGATTCGTAGTTGGATTAGTCAAGAACTGAGTAATACCATGATCCTTTTTAGGAATATTGAATACTTTATTCAACCCCGGTTTACGAATATCAAGTCCCACAATCACAACCTTCTTTCCTAACAAAGAAAGACTGATAGCTAAATTGGCGGATATAAAAGACTTTCCTTCACCACTGATGGTAGAAGTCACCAAAATCACATTCTTACCATTCTCAAGCATAAACTGAAGGTTGGTACGAACATTACGGAAAGTTTCACTCATGAGATTGTTCTTATTCTCAAAGACAGCAATAGAACCAGACTTTTCATCCGCTAATGGAATATCTCCAATCACCGAAAGCGAAGTTAATCTTTCTATATCGGCACGACCTTCAATCTTGAATTTAGTTAATCCAATCAGGTAAATGGTACCTATCGGAATTCCTACCCCTAATACTAAAGCAGCAAGGTAAATTATCATCCGTTTAGGAGAAACAGGACTATCATCTGCCAATGCCTCGTCAATGATTTTGGCATTATTAGCGGTAGCAGCAAGAGTTATTGCATTTTCTTCCCGCTTCTGAAGCAACATTAGATAAAGCCCTGCCTTAATTTCCTGTTGACGGGCAATACTCACAAACTGTCGTTCCTGAGTAGGGGCATCACTGATACGACGGGAATAGCGGCTTGCCTCACGAGCTAAATCAGCTTTCGTTATCTCCAATCCTTTCAAAGTGGCATCCAAAGTTGCCTGTACATTGGTACGCATAGCACGGATACTGGTATCCAAGTTAACGATAGTCGGATTATTTTCCGTTGATGTACGTAGTAAGCGTTTACGCTCAATCAACATCTCATTATAACGGTCAATCGCTCCGGAAGACGTAGCATCACTCAAGCCGATATTTCCAGGCAGCACTTCATTATCATTGCCTTGTATATATCTTTGCAAATCCACAACTAGATTAATCTGTGTCTGGTTCTCCACACGTTTCTTTTCATATTCAGCATTACCCGTTAAAGCAATCTGCGCCTCGC
The DNA window shown above is from Bacteroides faecium and carries:
- a CDS encoding glycosyltransferase family 2 protein, whose protein sequence is MRNLHIIMPMAGEGSRFKKEGWTTPKPLIELNGMPLFKHAISSVSAKGINLKYSFIVRQEHIDEYKIDEGIKSFQPDANIFSVLKTTLGAVETCLMAESAIADDDAVIVMDCDLEFRSVRFVEIIKEILSQPMEEANGGALVSFESNEPRYSYAALGEDGFVTRTAEKEVISNHALCGAYFFSTGRRFKQIAHQLLDEPEFKKPEYYVSLLYNYLLADGEKVRLAPMEEYYSYGTPEELKRYL
- a CDS encoding GumC family protein; this encodes MIEERKEKYGEQTEEQVNIQEIIFRYLIHWPWFVVSVIICIACAWGYLRIATPIYNISATVMIKDDKKGGGANMSSELEKMGLDGFVSSSSNVDNEIEVLRSKSLAREVVNRLGLFVTYMDEDDFPVRELYRTSPVLVSLTPQEADKLSSSMEVGMTLQSTGTMDIQITVGDKVYQKRFEKLPAVFPTDEGTVALFANNDTLTSVRPETVIKERHITAFISRPFSVAKGYANSLSIAPTSKNTSVAVVSLKNSNARRGKDFINKLLEVYNINANNDKNEVAQKTAEFIDERIGIISKELGSTELDLENFKRSAGITDLTSEAQIALTGNAEYEKKRVENQTQINLVVDLQRYIQGNDNEVLPGNIGLSDATSSGAIDRYNEMLIERKRLLRTSTENNPTIVNLDTSIRAMRTNVQATLDATLKGLEITKADLAREASRYSRRISDAPTQERQFVSIARQQEIKAGLYLMLLQKREENAITLAATANNAKIIDEALADDSPVSPKRMIIYLAALVLGVGIPIGTIYLIGLTKFKIEGRADIERLTSLSVIGDIPLADEKSGSIAVFENKNNLMSETFRNVRTNLQFMLENGKNVILVTSTISGEGKSFISANLAISLSLLGKKVVIVGLDIRKPGLNKVFNIPKKDHGITQFLTNPTTNLMDLVQSSDINKNLFILPGGTVPPNPTELLARDGLEKAVETLKKNFDYVILDTAPVGMVTDTLLIGRVADLSVYVCRADYTRKVEFTLINELADNNKLPNLCIAINGLDLQKKKYGYYYGYGKYGKYYGYGKRYGYGYGYGENKVKRQD
- a CDS encoding DegT/DnrJ/EryC1/StrS family aminotransferase, giving the protein MSEERKNIYLCLASMSPSGAEQKYVQEAFDTNRVVPMGPNVNAFEQDLSNFANCNSDGSKLDCTVVCLSSGTSAVHLALISCGVQAGDEVLVQSFTFCASSHPITYLGAKPIFVGSEPTTWNMDPVLLEKAIIDRKEKTGKYPKAIVPVALYGMPYDCEKIMAIADRYGIPVVEDAAEGMGSRFNGQVLSTFGKCGVLSFNGNKMITTSGGGALICRSKEEANEVMWYATQARDAYPYYQHTAIGYNYRMSNVCAGIGRGQMTVLDDHIAHHKHVQSLYEELLKNVPGVHIHKQPEDPRYDANFWLCAATIDKDVHVKGQENTYKEVITSAVGGAAGVIHAVDSATTDCQPNENVEALRVFMLDKKVECRPVWKPMHKQPVYEGAPVYTNEVETEIFKVGFCLPAGPYVTDDDVKYIVECIKEAIA